One segment of Gordonia terrae DNA contains the following:
- a CDS encoding DUF4188 domain-containing protein — protein sequence MPPRRAVRMTNDIPPAGTAVFLIGMRVTRPWRVRAWLSVMAAMPRMLIHLRRRPQAGMLDARLYVGGSLMVLSYWRSADDLRRFASDPDAPHLPVWRWFNRELADTDSVGIWHETYVIGEHESISSGMAPQGLARAVGWRPVGPGTATASGRLGRSRPIADGVVPMNDTADSGDSKG from the coding sequence ATGCCACCCCGCCGAGCCGTCCGCATGACCAACGACATCCCGCCTGCGGGCACGGCCGTGTTCCTGATCGGGATGCGGGTGACCCGGCCCTGGCGGGTGCGCGCGTGGTTGTCGGTGATGGCGGCGATGCCGAGGATGCTCATTCATCTCCGGCGACGACCGCAGGCGGGCATGCTCGACGCCCGTCTCTATGTGGGTGGCTCACTCATGGTGTTGTCGTACTGGCGCAGCGCCGACGATCTCCGGCGGTTCGCGTCCGACCCCGACGCGCCGCATCTGCCCGTCTGGCGGTGGTTCAACCGGGAGCTCGCCGACACCGACTCGGTCGGGATCTGGCACGAGACCTACGTCATCGGTGAGCACGAGTCCATCTCGAGCGGGATGGCCCCGCAGGGCCTGGCGCGTGCCGTCGGGTGGCGCCCGGTCGGCCCGGGGACGGCCACCGCTTCCGGTCGCCTCGGTCGAAGCCGGCCGATTGCGGACGGTGTCGTGCCAATGAATGACACTGCCGATTCGGGCGATTCGAAGGGCTGA
- a CDS encoding TetR/AcrR family transcriptional regulator: protein MVVVARPRSHTDDVRTRLLDEAVRVVAAHGVGALSVREVARAADTSTTAVYSLFGNKEGLSRAILVRAFDSFAGAQRSAVAAAEGPMTLEGLGVAYVGWALENPRLYELMFSDALAGVERTDETRAAATRAITPLREGVQAAIGAGLLRAADTETVVASLWAQVHGMATLLLSGNYPAGADPVAAATAVIDGWRTARA, encoded by the coding sequence ATGGTGGTCGTGGCAAGACCTCGATCGCACACCGACGACGTGCGGACACGACTGCTCGACGAAGCGGTCCGGGTGGTGGCCGCGCACGGGGTCGGCGCGCTGTCGGTGCGGGAGGTGGCTCGCGCTGCCGACACCTCCACCACCGCGGTCTACTCGCTGTTCGGGAACAAGGAGGGACTGTCGCGCGCGATCCTGGTCCGTGCCTTCGACTCGTTCGCGGGCGCGCAACGGTCCGCGGTGGCGGCAGCCGAGGGCCCGATGACGCTGGAAGGCCTCGGGGTCGCCTACGTCGGATGGGCACTGGAGAATCCCCGGCTCTACGAGCTGATGTTCTCCGACGCGCTCGCGGGGGTCGAACGCACCGACGAGACCCGTGCGGCCGCGACGCGTGCGATCACCCCGCTGCGCGAGGGGGTGCAGGCGGCGATCGGAGCCGGGCTCCTCCGCGCCGCCGACACCGAGACCGTCGTCGCATCGTTGTGGGCGCAGGTGCACGGGATGGCGACGCTCCTGCTGTCGGGCAACTACCCGGCGGGCGCCGACCCGGTGGCCGCCGCGACCGCCGTCATCGACGGGTGGCGCACTGCACGCGCCTGA
- a CDS encoding MarR family winged helix-turn-helix transcriptional regulator, producing the protein MAGRSMDFDPIAEARENWTQAGWGGVADGMVAVTSVMRAHQILLARVEAALRPYDLSFSRFELLRLLAFSRHGSLPITKASDRLQVHVTSVTHAIRRLEEGGLVRRVPHPTDGRTTLVEITELGQKTVGEATETLNREVFGDVGMSDDEMTGLVGAIQSLRKHNGDF; encoded by the coding sequence ATGGCAGGGCGCAGCATGGATTTCGACCCCATCGCCGAGGCACGGGAGAACTGGACCCAGGCGGGGTGGGGCGGGGTCGCCGACGGCATGGTGGCGGTGACCTCGGTGATGCGCGCGCACCAGATCCTGCTCGCGCGCGTCGAGGCCGCACTGCGTCCGTACGACCTCAGCTTCTCCCGCTTCGAACTCCTCCGCCTGCTGGCGTTCTCGCGGCACGGCTCACTGCCGATCACCAAGGCGAGCGACCGGCTCCAGGTCCATGTCACCAGCGTGACCCACGCGATCCGACGGCTCGAGGAGGGCGGCCTCGTCCGGCGCGTCCCGCATCCCACCGACGGACGCACCACGCTCGTCGAGATCACCGAGCTCGGGCAGAAGACGGTGGGCGAGGCCACGGAAACCCTCAACCGCGAGGTGTTCGGCGACGTCGGGATGTCCGACGACGAGATGACCGGCCTCGTCGGCGCGATCCAGTCGCTTCGCAAGCACAACGGGGACTTCTGA